In the genome of Streptomyces globosus, one region contains:
- a CDS encoding ATP-binding protein: MRDPLSALTDAFTSFLFGKVETTRLPVRTSTGQAQAVYLPTAAPGLGDSGVIIGREVYSGKGYIYDPFQLYGQQLPAPHWLVLGESGNGKSALEKTYVLRQLRFRDRQVVVLDAQGEDGVGEWNLIAQQLGITPIRLDPVAANDGGIRLNPLDPAITTTGQLALLRTIIEVALGHGLDERSGFALKVAHAYVVDTIRDRQPVLTDIVEQLRHPEPGSAEAMNVDIDDVRAWGLDVALVLDRLVDGDLRGMFDGPTTVGIDLDAPLIVFDLSHIDRNSIAMPILMAIVGVWLEHTWIRPDRKKRIFLVEEAWHIINSPFVAQLFQRLLKFGRRLGLSFVAVVHHLSDVVDGAAAREAAAILKMASTRTIYAQKADEARATGRVLGLPRWAVEIIPTLTPGIAVWDVNGNVQVVKHLITEAERPLVYTDRAMTESATAHPLPDDLLAAELEAEQRALLMERHQGGGPGSATTVA; encoded by the coding sequence ATGCGAGACCCGCTGTCCGCCCTCACGGACGCCTTCACCAGCTTCCTGTTCGGCAAGGTCGAGACGACCCGCCTGCCCGTCCGCACCTCCACCGGCCAGGCCCAGGCCGTCTACCTGCCCACCGCCGCCCCCGGCCTCGGCGACTCCGGCGTGATCATCGGCCGCGAGGTCTACAGCGGCAAGGGGTACATCTACGACCCCTTCCAGCTGTACGGCCAGCAGCTCCCCGCCCCGCACTGGCTGGTCCTCGGCGAGTCCGGCAACGGCAAGTCCGCCCTGGAGAAGACGTACGTCCTGCGCCAGCTCCGCTTCCGCGACCGCCAGGTCGTCGTCCTCGACGCCCAGGGCGAGGACGGCGTCGGCGAATGGAACCTCATCGCACAGCAGCTGGGGATAACCCCCATCCGCCTGGACCCCGTCGCCGCCAACGACGGCGGGATCCGCCTCAACCCCCTCGACCCGGCCATCACCACGACCGGCCAGCTCGCCCTGCTCCGCACCATCATCGAGGTGGCGCTCGGCCACGGCCTCGACGAACGCTCCGGCTTCGCCCTGAAGGTCGCCCACGCCTACGTCGTCGACACCATCCGCGACCGCCAGCCCGTCCTCACCGACATCGTCGAGCAGCTCCGCCACCCCGAACCCGGCTCCGCCGAGGCCATGAACGTCGACATAGACGACGTACGGGCCTGGGGCCTCGACGTCGCACTCGTCCTCGACCGCCTCGTCGACGGCGACCTGCGCGGCATGTTCGACGGGCCCACGACCGTCGGCATCGACCTCGACGCCCCACTGATCGTCTTCGACCTCTCCCACATCGACCGCAACTCCATCGCCATGCCCATCCTCATGGCGATCGTCGGCGTGTGGCTGGAGCACACCTGGATCCGCCCGGACCGCAAGAAGCGCATCTTCCTCGTCGAAGAGGCCTGGCACATCATCAACAGCCCCTTCGTCGCCCAGCTGTTCCAGCGCCTCCTCAAGTTCGGCCGGCGCCTCGGCCTGTCCTTCGTCGCCGTCGTCCACCACCTGTCCGACGTCGTCGACGGCGCGGCCGCCCGCGAGGCCGCCGCCATCCTCAAGATGGCCTCGACCCGCACGATCTACGCCCAGAAAGCCGACGAGGCACGCGCCACCGGACGCGTCCTCGGCCTGCCCCGGTGGGCGGTGGAGATCATCCCCACCCTCACCCCGGGCATCGCCGTGTGGGACGTCAACGGCAACGTCCAGGTCGTCAAACACCTGATCACCGAAGCCGAACGCCCCCTCGTCTACACCGACCGCGCGATGACGGAGTCCGCCACCGCGCACCCCCTCCCCGACGACCTGCTGGCGGCCGAACTGGAGGCGGAGCAGCGCGCCCTGCTCATGGAACGCCACCAGGGCGGCGGACCGGGATCCGCGACGACGGTGGCGTGA